GTCTTGGCAGGCCATCAGGGGCTTGCGCACGCTTGTCCGCGTGCCATAAGGCCAAATCTGAGGCGCTTTCAGTGCCAACAGATAGCTTCTGCATATGAAGTATGTTCTTCAAAAGTTCCCCCTGCTTATGGTAGGGTAAGTTCTTCTTAACGATTCTGCCACCAACCAAGAGGTACTCATGACCCGCTTTGCCGCTCCAATTGCCGAACAAATTTGGAACATGAAATACCGCTTGAAAGAGGCGGATGGCACGCCAATTGATGCGACAGTTGAAGAGACTTGGTCACGTGTTGCGAAATCACTGGCGTCAGTGGAAAAAAAGCCCGCGGAGTGGGAACCTAAGTTTTATAAAGCGTTGGAAGACTTCCGGTATTTGCCAGCTGGCCGCATCACTGCGGGCGCGGGGACCAATCGGTCCGTAACCTTGTTCAACTGCTTTGTTATGGGAACGATCCCTGACACGATGTCGGGCATTTTTGACAACCTGCGCGAAGCCGCGCTGACGATGCAGCAGGGTGGGGGGATCGGATATGATTTCTCAACCATTCGCCCGAAGGGTACGACTGTTCACGGGGTTGCTGCGGATGCCTCTGGCCCATTGAGCTTTATGGACGTCTGGGACGCGATGTGCCGCACGATTATGTCTGCGGGGTCCCGCCGCGGGGCGATGATGGCGACGATGCGCTGTGATCACCCAGATGTGGAAGACTTCATCACCGCTAAATCCGACGCCAACCGTTTGCGTATGTTCAATATGTCCGTGCTTGTCACCGACCCGTTCATGGAAGCGGTAAAGGCGGATAAACCGTGGGATCTGGTTTGGGATGGCGCGGTTGTTCGCACCGTTCAAGCCCGCGAACTATGGGACAGCATTATGCAGTCCACATACAGCCATGCTGAACCGGGCGTTATTTTCATCGACCGTATCAATGAGATGAACAACCTCAACTACGTCGAAACCATCGCGGCGACGAACCCATGTGGTGAGCAACCTTTGCCGCCATACGGCGCGTGTTTGCTCGGGTCTGTAAACCTTGCACGTTTGGTGCATTTCCCATTCGAGAAATCCGCGCACGTCAGCGAGGACGAACTGACCGAACTGGTCGCGACAGCCGTTCGCATGATGGACAACGTTGTGGATGCGTCAAAGTTCCCACTGGAAGCACAAGCAAAAGAAGCGGCCGCAAAGCGCCGGATCGGGCTTGGTGTTACTGGGCTGGCAGATGCACTGCTGATGACCGGCCTGCGCTATGGATCCGAGGAGGCGGCGCGTCAAACGGAAGTTTGGATGAAAGCGATCGCCCGCGCCGCGTATCTGGCGTCGGTGGACTTGGCCAAGGAAAAAGGTGCGTTCCCGTTGTTTGACGCGGATCAATACCTCAGCTCGGGCAACATGATGCAGATGGACGACGATGTGCGCGACGCGATCCGTACCCACGGTATCCGCAACGCCTTGCTGACCTCTGTCGCACCAACGGGCACGATTTCCCTATACGCAGGCAATGTGTCCAGCGGGATCGAGCCAGTGTTCGCCTACGCCTACACCCGCAAAGTCTTGCAAAAAGACGGCACGCGCACTGAAGAAGAAGTCGTAGACTACGCCGTTAAAATGTGGCGCGATCTGCACGGTGATGCAGAACTACCGGACTATTTCGTCAACGCCCAAACACTGCCTGCGATGGACCACGTACGCATGCAGGCTGCCGCGCAGAAATGGGTCGATAGCTCGATCTCTAAGACGATCAATGTGCCCGAAGACATCTCGTTTGATGACTTCAAAGAGGTCTACATGGAAGCATGGGATTCAGGCTGTAAGGGTTGCACGACCTACCGTCCAAACGATGTAACGGGTTCTGTTTTGTCCGTCGAACCCGAAACAAAGCCGGAAGTCATTGCGGATGAAAACGCAGGCGACGTTATCTATATGACTGAGCCGCTGGATCGCCCGGGCGAGCTGACAGGTCAAACATACAAGCTTAAATGGCCGGATTCCGAGCACGCGATTTATATCACCGTGAACGATATCCTGCATCAGGGGCAGCAGCGCCCGTTTGAGGTGTTCATCAACTCTAAGAACATGGAACACTTCGCGTGGACAGTTGCACTGACCCGTATGATTTCCGCCGTGTTCCGTCGGGGTGGCGATGTGTCGTTCGTCGTCGAAGAGCTTAAGGCGGTGTTTGATCCGCGCGGTGGTGCATGGATTCAAGGGAAATATGTCCCGTCTATCCTCGCGGCTATTGGCGGCGTCATTGAAAAGCACATGATTTCGACGGGTTTCCTCGCCGGTGAAGGGATGGGGCTTAAAACTGATCCCCACGCCGAGGTGGTGAACATGAAGCCCAAAGGCAACGCCTGTTCAAGCTGCGGCCAGTATACGCTGCGCATGGTTGAAGGGTGTATGACCTGTTCAGATTGCGGCTATTCGAAGTGTGGCTGATCGGGTTCTTTCCTTATGTTGTTGTGTGACGTCCGACATCGAAAGTACGTTTTTGCGACAAAAAACGGATGTTAGCGCTGATCGCGAGACGAATTAGACACTGGCGGTTGGAGTGGCGCAAAATTGCCTTCTTGGACGATGTTGACAGATAGAAGAAATGGCGGACCTTTTCGGGGTCCGCCATTCGTTTTAGTGAAGTAATTCTTTGTGACGAGGACCTTAACCTAAAGAACTGTCCACGTCCTCCTTGAGGTAGATTTTGCCGTAGTCCACCCCATCTGGAGAGAAGGGTTTTACACCGGCTTCGGCAAGCTCAGTATTCAGGTGCTGCCAGCTTCGATCATATTCTGCACTCATGCTGCGTAGCGTGTAGAATTTCGTATGGAATGCTTGGGCATCGGCGGGGCTGATGTAGAGCTGCATAGAATTTGTGCGTGGGTTTCTTAGCTTCGAGCAGGGAGAATGGCCTCTAATAATAAGACGTCTGAACGCCGGCATCTGCCGAGCGCCCACAGACTTCGCAAACATCTCAATCGAACTGGCATCTGGATTTTTGCCGCCAAGTAGTGAGGCGACCTGGTCATGATAGACGTACAATGCAGCGTAGCCGTCAAAATCAGCATGATTACCTACCCGCAATGGCTGGTTGGCTTGAATTGCACGGACGATGTCACCGGGCCGTATTTTGAGTCTCATTGCGGACTTTGAAATGTGCTCCCAGCCATGCTGAGCCTGAACCAGGTGTTCAGCCCCGTAAAATAACTGCGCCAGAAAATCCTGACCATCCGTTGGGTTCCAGACATGTTTTGTTTCGAC
This Octadecabacter temperatus DNA region includes the following protein-coding sequences:
- a CDS encoding adenosylcobalamin-dependent ribonucleoside-diphosphate reductase; translated protein: MTRFAAPIAEQIWNMKYRLKEADGTPIDATVEETWSRVAKSLASVEKKPAEWEPKFYKALEDFRYLPAGRITAGAGTNRSVTLFNCFVMGTIPDTMSGIFDNLREAALTMQQGGGIGYDFSTIRPKGTTVHGVAADASGPLSFMDVWDAMCRTIMSAGSRRGAMMATMRCDHPDVEDFITAKSDANRLRMFNMSVLVTDPFMEAVKADKPWDLVWDGAVVRTVQARELWDSIMQSTYSHAEPGVIFIDRINEMNNLNYVETIAATNPCGEQPLPPYGACLLGSVNLARLVHFPFEKSAHVSEDELTELVATAVRMMDNVVDASKFPLEAQAKEAAAKRRIGLGVTGLADALLMTGLRYGSEEAARQTEVWMKAIARAAYLASVDLAKEKGAFPLFDADQYLSSGNMMQMDDDVRDAIRTHGIRNALLTSVAPTGTISLYAGNVSSGIEPVFAYAYTRKVLQKDGTRTEEEVVDYAVKMWRDLHGDAELPDYFVNAQTLPAMDHVRMQAAAQKWVDSSISKTINVPEDISFDDFKEVYMEAWDSGCKGCTTYRPNDVTGSVLSVEPETKPEVIADENAGDVIYMTEPLDRPGELTGQTYKLKWPDSEHAIYITVNDILHQGQQRPFEVFINSKNMEHFAWTVALTRMISAVFRRGGDVSFVVEELKAVFDPRGGAWIQGKYVPSILAAIGGVIEKHMISTGFLAGEGMGLKTDPHAEVVNMKPKGNACSSCGQYTLRMVEGCMTCSDCGYSKCG